A region from the Symphalangus syndactylus isolate Jambi chromosome 2, NHGRI_mSymSyn1-v2.1_pri, whole genome shotgun sequence genome encodes:
- the LOC129465375 gene encoding LOW QUALITY PROTEIN: large ribosomal subunit protein uL3-like (The sequence of the model RefSeq protein was modified relative to this genomic sequence to represent the inferred CDS: inserted 1 base in 1 codon) — protein MSHRKFSAPRHGFLGFLPRKCSSRHRGKVKSFPKDDPSKPVHLTAFLGYKAGMTHIVWEVDRPGSKVNKKEVVEAVTIVETPPMVVVGIGGYVETPRGLRTFKTVFAEHISDECKRHFYKNWHKSKKKAFTKYCKKWQDKDGKKQPEXDFSSMKKYCQVVCVIAHTQMRLLPLHQKKAHLMEIQVNGGTVAEKLDWARERLEQQVPVNQVFGQDEMIDVIGVTKGKGYKGVTSHWHTKKLPRKTHRGLHKVACIGAWHPARVAFSVACAGQKVYHHCTEINKKICKIGQGYLIKDGTLIKNNASTDYDVADKCINPLGGFVHYGEVTNDFVMLKGCVVGTKKRVLTLHKSLLVQMKQQALEKIDLKFIDTTSKLGHGRFQTMEEKKAFMGPLKKDRIAKEEGA, from the exons ATGTCTCACAGAAAGTTCTCCGCTCCCAGACATGGGTTCCTCGGCTTCCTGCCTCGGAAGTGCAGCAGCAGGCATCGTGGGAAGGTGAAGAGCTTCCCTAAGGATGACCCATCCAAGCCGGTCCACCTCACAGCcttcctgggatacaaggctggcaTGACCCACATCGTGTGGGAAGTTGACAGGCCAGGATCCAAGGTGAACaagaaggaggtggtggaggctGTGACCATTGTGGAGACGCCACCCATGGTGGTTGTGGGCATTGGGGGCTATGTGGAAACTCCTCGAGGCCTCCGGACCTTCAAGACTGTCTTCGCTGAGCACATCAGTGATGAATGCAAGAGGCATTTCTATAAGAACTGGCATAAATCTAAGAAGAAGGCCTTTACCAAGTACTGCAAGAAATGGCAGGATAAGGATGGCAAGAAGCAGCCGG AAGACTTCAGCAGCATGAAGAAGTACTGTCAAGTCGTCTGCGTCATTGCCCACACCCAGATGCGCCTGCTTCCTCTGCACCAGAAGAAGGCCCACCTGATGGAGATCCAGGTGAATGGAGGCACCGTGGCTGAGAAGCTGGACTGGGCCCGTGAGAGGCTCGAGCAGCAGGTACCTGTGAACCAAGTGTTTGGGCAGGATGAGATGATCGACGTCATTGGGGTGACCAAGGGCAAAGGCTACAAAGGGGTCACCAGTCATTGGCACACCAAGAAGCTGCCCCGCAAGACCCACCGAGGCCTGCACAAGGTGGCCTGTATTGGGGCATGGCATCCTGCTCGTGTGGCCTTCTCTGTGGCATGTGCTGGGCAGAAAGTCTACCATCACTGCACTGAGATCAACAAGAAGATCTGTAAGATTGGCCAGGGCTACCTTATCAAGGACGGCACGCTGATCAAGAACAATGCCTCCACTGACTATGACGTGGCTGACAAGTGCATCAACCCTCTGGGTGGCTTTGTCCACTATGGTGAAGTGACCAATGACTTTGTCATGCTGAAAGGCTGTGTGGTGGGAACCAAGAAGCGGGTGCTCACCCTCCACAAGTCCTTGCTGGTGCAGATGAAGCAGCAGGCTCTGGAGAAGATTGACCTTAAGTTCATTGACACCACCTCCAAGTTAGGCCATGGCCGCTTCCAGACCATGGAGGAGAAGAAAGCATTCATGGGACCACTCAAGAAAGACCGAATTGCAAAGGAAGAAGGAGCTTAA